From Nitrosopumilus zosterae, the proteins below share one genomic window:
- a CDS encoding CDC48 family AAA ATPase: MARKEEPLQMRIGEAKQRDVGKKRARIGPEAMDFLKVTPGDIIEVMGSRTSCAVVWPVDEDEKFPDIIRIDGQTRKNVGGSLNDFVKIRKVTSKFAKTVSLTPVNDSVTVDKEFTDFVKNRLKGLPITHGDEISVMILGNSMDFKITKTTPKGVVKIDRSTNLNISTESTVDRKVRVTYEEVGGLRHEVKAMREIVELPLKHPELFTRLGIEPHSGILLYGPPGCGKTLLAKVMASESEANMFSINGPEIMNKYYGETEAKLREIFKEAKDNSPSIIFIDEIDAIAPKREEAYGDVEKRVVAQLLALMDGLTDRGNVIVLGATNRPDSVDPALRRPGRFDREFEISVPNEDGRLEILEIHTRGMPISDDIDLKDLSSELHGYTGADIKSLCREAALKSIRRYLPEIDLETEKIPSEVLQSMQIKLIDFYDAMHEVVPTAMREFYVERPKVWWQDVGGLEEIKKTLTDNLIVAMKEPNKFTKMGIRPPKGALIYGPPGCGKTLLGRALATETGANMILVRGPEILSKWMGESEKAVREIFRKAKASSPCVVIFDELDSLARSKSGESGAGETILSQLLTEIEEGISSRVVVIGITNRPDVIDNSLLRTGRLDLVLYVAPPDEKGRLEIIKILTKKMPLANDVKLQEIAVATQNYTGADLAALCREAAVLAMREDSAKISSQHFANSLKQIRPSITKEVDQWYNTVKESISNVVPKTGDKSFYG; this comes from the coding sequence TTGGCACGCAAAGAAGAACCTTTGCAAATGAGAATCGGGGAAGCAAAACAAAGGGACGTAGGTAAAAAACGTGCCAGAATTGGTCCAGAAGCTATGGACTTTCTTAAAGTCACACCAGGAGACATAATTGAAGTGATGGGTTCAAGAACTAGCTGTGCAGTTGTTTGGCCAGTTGATGAGGATGAAAAATTTCCAGACATCATAAGAATTGACGGGCAAACAAGAAAAAATGTAGGAGGGTCACTGAATGATTTTGTCAAGATTAGAAAAGTTACATCAAAATTTGCAAAAACAGTTTCACTTACCCCAGTAAATGATTCAGTAACTGTAGACAAAGAGTTTACAGATTTTGTCAAAAACAGATTGAAAGGATTGCCAATCACACATGGAGACGAAATATCTGTAATGATTTTAGGAAACTCGATGGACTTTAAAATTACAAAGACCACTCCAAAGGGAGTAGTAAAGATCGATCGTTCTACAAATCTTAACATCTCAACTGAATCTACGGTGGACAGAAAAGTCAGAGTGACATACGAGGAAGTAGGCGGATTAAGACATGAAGTCAAAGCTATGAGAGAGATTGTGGAACTACCACTAAAACATCCAGAATTATTTACAAGGCTTGGAATAGAGCCACACAGTGGGATTTTACTTTACGGACCTCCAGGATGTGGAAAAACATTGTTAGCTAAAGTCATGGCAAGTGAATCAGAAGCAAACATGTTTTCAATTAATGGACCTGAAATAATGAACAAGTATTATGGGGAGACAGAAGCTAAACTAAGAGAGATTTTCAAAGAGGCCAAAGATAATTCCCCAAGCATAATTTTCATTGATGAAATAGATGCAATTGCCCCAAAAAGAGAAGAAGCATACGGGGACGTTGAAAAAAGAGTTGTAGCTCAATTGCTAGCATTGATGGACGGACTGACTGATAGAGGAAACGTCATTGTACTTGGTGCTACAAATAGACCAGACAGTGTAGACCCAGCATTAAGAAGACCAGGTAGATTCGACAGAGAATTCGAAATATCAGTTCCCAACGAAGATGGAAGATTGGAGATTCTAGAGATCCACACACGAGGTATGCCAATTAGCGATGACATTGATTTGAAAGACCTATCATCAGAATTACATGGTTATACAGGTGCAGATATCAAATCGCTCTGTAGAGAAGCTGCACTAAAATCAATTAGAAGATATCTACCAGAGATAGATCTTGAAACTGAAAAGATCCCTTCGGAAGTATTGCAATCAATGCAGATTAAATTAATTGATTTTTACGATGCAATGCACGAAGTAGTTCCTACAGCCATGAGAGAATTTTATGTTGAAAGACCAAAAGTTTGGTGGCAAGATGTAGGAGGATTGGAAGAGATCAAGAAAACATTGACTGACAACCTAATAGTCGCAATGAAAGAACCAAACAAGTTTACCAAGATGGGAATCAGACCGCCAAAGGGTGCTTTAATTTATGGACCTCCGGGATGTGGAAAAACATTGCTAGGAAGAGCACTTGCAACAGAAACTGGTGCAAACATGATTCTAGTCAGAGGTCCGGAGATTCTTTCAAAATGGATGGGGGAATCCGAAAAAGCAGTTAGAGAAATTTTTAGAAAGGCAAAAGCATCATCTCCTTGTGTCGTAATATTTGACGAATTAGATTCCTTGGCCCGCTCCAAATCCGGCGAAAGCGGAGCTGGTGAAACTATTCTAAGTCAATTACTAACAGAGATTGAAGAGGGCATTTCATCACGAGTTGTAGTTATTGGAATTACAAATAGACCAGATGTCATAGATAATTCATTATTGAGAACTGGAAGGCTAGATCTAGTTCTTTATGTTGCACCTCCAGATGAAAAAGGCAGGTTAGAGATAATCAAGATTTTAACAAAAAAAATGCCTTTGGCAAATGATGTAAAATTGCAAGAGATTGCAGTTGCCACTCAAAACTATACAGGTGCAGATTTGGCAGCACTTTGTAGAGAAGCAGCAGTTCTAGCAATGCGAGAGGATTCAGCAAAAATTTCCAGTCAGCACTTTGCAAATAGTTTGAAGCAAATCAGGCCGTCAATTACAAAAGAAGTTGATCAATGGTACAACACAGTTAAGGAAAGTATATCTAACGTAGTACCAAAGACAGGAGATAAATCATTCTACGGATAA
- a CDS encoding heme o synthase, whose product MGFNEILEISKPRIVVLLVITAVTSMYAASKLVPGAPELDYWSYLHIIIAGALASAGSSALNHYYDKDIDPKMTRTSTRPIPSGRMTASKVLLYGIAVSCVSVIYGYFALNAVSAFFIAVGIFSYVIIYTVWLKRRNTSNIVIGGIAGSAASWAGWAAATGSMDLLGFLVGFLVFVWTPSHFWCLAMKIKDEYAQAGVPMLPVVIGMQKTSKFILGNTLILVPYSLILSLIPDGMGIVYTIIAIVSGGLMLVYHYKLTKNPTSDFAWKAYKVTAPYLTIIFVAVALDAAFHIPLF is encoded by the coding sequence TTGGGATTTAACGAAATACTGGAGATATCAAAACCCAGAATTGTTGTACTTTTAGTAATTACTGCAGTTACATCCATGTATGCTGCAAGTAAACTAGTTCCAGGAGCACCTGAACTTGATTATTGGTCCTATTTGCACATAATTATAGCAGGAGCATTGGCATCTGCAGGTTCTAGCGCTCTAAACCACTATTATGACAAAGACATTGATCCAAAGATGACAAGAACTAGCACTAGACCGATTCCTTCAGGACGAATGACTGCATCAAAAGTCTTGCTGTATGGTATTGCTGTCAGCTGTGTGTCTGTAATTTATGGATATTTTGCATTAAATGCAGTATCTGCGTTCTTTATTGCAGTTGGAATATTCTCATATGTGATCATCTATACAGTTTGGCTAAAACGAAGAAATACATCAAATATTGTAATTGGAGGAATTGCCGGTAGCGCGGCATCTTGGGCTGGATGGGCCGCAGCAACCGGTAGCATGGATTTGTTGGGGTTCCTGGTAGGATTTTTGGTATTTGTCTGGACTCCTTCCCACTTTTGGTGTCTTGCAATGAAAATTAAAGATGAGTATGCTCAAGCTGGGGTTCCTATGCTGCCTGTCGTGATTGGCATGCAAAAAACATCAAAATTCATTTTAGGAAATACTCTAATTTTAGTTCCTTATTCATTGATACTCTCACTAATTCCTGACGGTATGGGGATTGTTTACACAATCATCGCCATAGTTTCTGGCGGACTAATGCTTGTGTATCATTACAAATTAACAAAGAATCCTACTTCAGACTTTGCTTGGAAAGCATACAAAGTTACAGCACCGTATCTTACAATTATTTTTGTAGCAGTTGCATTGGATGCAGCATTTCACATTCCGTTGTTTTAG
- a CDS encoding cyclophilin-like fold protein — protein sequence MKYEVEIKIPPSSSILLELDDVNSPKTVKDLIEKLPFTVDLNVWGDEIYTSKSPISQPEENAKSPVDLNDVAYWPTGKAICLFYGPTPIGSPGEITPASPVNILGKIISPDKSVLNSADGERVTFQLKC from the coding sequence ATGAAATATGAAGTTGAAATCAAAATACCACCATCATCGAGTATACTTTTAGAACTGGATGATGTTAATTCCCCAAAAACAGTCAAAGATCTTATTGAAAAGTTGCCCTTCACAGTGGACCTGAATGTGTGGGGTGATGAAATCTATACCTCAAAATCTCCAATATCTCAACCTGAAGAAAATGCAAAGTCGCCTGTTGATCTTAATGATGTTGCATATTGGCCAACTGGAAAAGCAATATGTCTATTTTACGGCCCTACCCCAATTGGCAGTCCTGGGGAAATCACCCCGGCTTCACCCGTGAATATTCTTGGAAAAATTATCTCACCGGATAAATCTGTTCTAAATTCTGCAGATGGTGAACGCGTAACATTTCAATTGAAATGTTAG
- a CDS encoding inorganic phosphate transporter, whose product MIEIAIGAIIVALIFDFVNGFNDSANSVATVIGTRVLKPIHAVGLSAAMNFIGPFIFGVAVATTIAKGIVSPDDITVYMIIGGLAGAIGWSTLCTYFGLPISNSHSLVGGIMGAGIAGLGFEKLVYGGLTKIFAGIVISPVGGMIFGLLVTTLIITVFAGYKPGPVNKTFGKLQIVSSAWFALTHGANDGQKTMGIIVLILFSAGMIPELEMPLWVILAAATAMGLGTFFGGYKVIKTLGVKITKLKPYQGFAAETSGGLMLAIFAVLGIPASTTHAITGTIMGSGAARRKRAVRWKVSRQIVFSWIITIPGSALMGMGVTYLIQLFV is encoded by the coding sequence ATGATAGAAATAGCAATTGGTGCAATCATAGTTGCATTAATCTTTGATTTTGTTAATGGATTCAACGATTCTGCAAATTCCGTTGCCACGGTAATTGGAACACGTGTGCTAAAACCAATTCATGCAGTAGGATTGTCGGCAGCAATGAATTTTATTGGACCTTTTATTTTTGGAGTGGCTGTTGCAACAACCATTGCAAAAGGAATTGTCAGTCCTGATGACATTACAGTTTACATGATCATAGGAGGGTTGGCAGGAGCAATTGGTTGGAGTACTCTTTGCACTTATTTCGGATTGCCAATTTCAAATAGCCACTCTTTGGTAGGAGGCATAATGGGTGCAGGTATTGCAGGATTAGGATTTGAAAAATTGGTTTATGGCGGTTTGACTAAAATTTTTGCAGGAATTGTCATTTCACCTGTTGGTGGAATGATTTTCGGTCTTTTAGTTACCACATTGATTATCACAGTATTTGCAGGCTACAAACCCGGACCAGTAAACAAAACATTTGGCAAATTACAAATTGTTTCTTCAGCATGGTTTGCTTTAACTCACGGGGCCAATGACGGACAAAAAACAATGGGAATCATTGTGCTAATCCTATTTTCTGCAGGAATGATTCCTGAACTTGAGATGCCATTATGGGTAATCTTGGCTGCTGCAACAGCGATGGGTCTTGGAACTTTCTTTGGAGGATACAAAGTAATCAAAACTTTAGGTGTGAAGATCACAAAACTCAAACCATATCAAGGATTTGCAGCAGAGACCAGTGGAGGATTAATGCTGGCAATCTTTGCAGTATTAGGAATTCCAGCCAGTACAACACATGCAATCACTGGAACAATTATGGGTTCAGGAGCAGCACGTAGAAAACGGGCGGTACGATGGAAAGTCAGCAGGCAGATTGTATTTTCATGGATAATTACAATCCCAGGTAGTGCATTGATGGGAATGGGGGTCACTTATTTGATTCAGTTGTTTGTTTGA
- a CDS encoding adenylate/guanylate cyclase domain-containing protein, which produces MENNAKDIAKIGIKNLLSPKTPSIVDMLLGRGTEKVVDSETLVEEIQDRVHKSLNQEFLYSAVTEESEMFLRERVLQSMNMAVLFVDLVGSTSMILNLPKEKLATIFTTFAQEMAYVIKRHDGFVLKFVGDAVIGYFVAEELSTSVASRAVSCAESMLKIIKVGINPILKSNNLPELKIKIGIDYGENTIVRYGDDLQEAHVDILGPSVSMAAKIQNLAQSDQIMVGGDVYAKLHGSIQEYFVNLDLEKSNWDYKSAKTKKVYPVYAYVGK; this is translated from the coding sequence TTGGAAAACAATGCAAAAGATATTGCAAAAATAGGAATTAAGAATTTACTGTCGCCAAAAACGCCCAGTATAGTTGACATGTTACTGGGGCGCGGTACAGAAAAAGTTGTGGATTCTGAGACCTTGGTTGAAGAAATACAAGACAGGGTACACAAATCACTAAACCAGGAGTTTCTTTATTCTGCGGTAACCGAAGAATCAGAAATGTTTCTTAGAGAAAGAGTGTTGCAGAGTATGAATATGGCAGTTTTGTTTGTAGATTTGGTAGGGTCCACCTCCATGATCTTAAATTTACCGAAAGAAAAACTTGCTACTATTTTTACTACCTTTGCTCAAGAGATGGCCTATGTGATAAAACGCCATGATGGATTTGTATTGAAATTTGTTGGTGATGCTGTGATTGGATATTTTGTTGCAGAAGAACTGTCTACATCTGTTGCAAGCAGAGCGGTTTCTTGTGCAGAATCAATGTTGAAAATTATCAAAGTTGGAATAAATCCAATTTTAAAAAGTAACAATCTTCCGGAATTAAAGATAAAGATCGGCATAGATTATGGCGAAAACACAATTGTACGATATGGGGATGATTTGCAAGAGGCACACGTGGATATTTTGGGACCGTCTGTTAGCATGGCAGCTAAAATTCAAAATTTAGCCCAGTCTGATCAAATAATGGTTGGCGGTGACGTATATGCAAAACTTCATGGCTCTATTCAAGAATATTTTGTTAATTTAGATTTGGAAAAATCCAATTGGGATTACAAGTCTGCAAAAACCAAAAAAGTTTATCCAGTATATGCCTATGTTGGAAAATAA
- a CDS encoding Lrp/AsnC ligand binding domain-containing protein encodes MAKAYILMNCDLGSEIDVISSLKNIEGIKEAHGTLGLYDIVAKIELGSEKKIREVVTGIIRKMPKIHSTLTLTRSESEGLFQTSEKLLGAILGQNIAQAYVVIHCKNGEEYTILKNICHIPEVKEADVVFGLYDVICKIQASDNKTLENVITKAIRALHDIESSMTLNIINEQEQRTEILDRHMMVN; translated from the coding sequence ATGGCTAAAGCATATATCTTAATGAATTGTGATTTGGGCTCAGAAATAGATGTCATTTCCTCACTGAAAAATATCGAGGGCATAAAAGAAGCTCATGGCACACTTGGCCTTTATGATATTGTTGCAAAAATTGAACTAGGATCAGAAAAGAAAATTCGAGAGGTCGTTACAGGTATTATTCGGAAAATGCCCAAAATTCATTCCACTTTGACTTTAACACGTTCCGAATCTGAAGGATTGTTTCAAACTTCTGAAAAATTACTGGGAGCAATATTGGGACAAAATATAGCTCAAGCATATGTTGTAATTCACTGTAAGAACGGAGAAGAGTACACCATCCTGAAAAACATCTGCCACATTCCAGAGGTAAAAGAAGCTGATGTGGTTTTTGGATTATATGATGTAATTTGTAAGATTCAAGCATCAGATAACAAAACACTTGAAAATGTCATTACTAAAGCCATACGTGCATTACATGACATTGAATCCAGTATGACATTAAACATAATCAATGAACAGGAACAACGTACCGAAATACTCGATAGACACATGATGGTAAACTAA
- a CDS encoding cupredoxin domain-containing protein — MNKTKKKFSKLSKTNIISVSVVAGVVILIGGIALNSLSPVNYDGFVFAPSTNVFLKAVKSPQGIYHYQLTKGGKALQSSSETSPSIIMSKGNLVQIHLINEEKNQLDNPSKHNLNIDEFNVHIKDLSYFQSESVTFLADKTGTFDYYCSIHPGMKGTITITE; from the coding sequence TTGAACAAGACAAAGAAAAAATTCTCCAAACTATCTAAAACAAACATAATTTCAGTTAGTGTCGTTGCGGGTGTTGTTATTTTGATAGGGGGAATTGCATTGAATTCGCTTAGTCCGGTCAATTACGATGGTTTTGTTTTTGCTCCTTCTACAAACGTATTCCTAAAGGCAGTAAAATCTCCTCAAGGCATCTACCATTACCAACTCACCAAAGGCGGTAAAGCACTCCAATCCTCCTCTGAGACGTCGCCTTCAATTATTATGTCCAAAGGAAATCTTGTTCAGATTCACTTGATTAATGAGGAAAAGAACCAGCTTGACAATCCTTCCAAACACAATCTCAATATCGATGAGTTTAATGTACATATCAAAGATCTTAGTTATTTTCAAAGTGAATCAGTCACATTTTTGGCAGATAAAACAGGTACTTTTGATTACTATTGCTCAATTCATCCTGGTATGAAAGGCACTATCACAATTACTGAATAA
- a CDS encoding DUF47 domain-containing protein, which produces MGQWLSWIKSNEKELLKILDDLAKKAVETSEAVVVLFNDLSNKEQAKKIHQLETEADVLTRDIFSELNKTFITPLDREDMQRIASKIDDVIDFMDGIAARVYSYQITTPPPYTAEMAHELVKATKEVEYMISKLQRIKNPKDMIEHCRNTSDIEHTVDDLYREAIKELFETNDAIKIIKLKDIYETMETASDRCVDVADVIEDIVLKYT; this is translated from the coding sequence ATGGGCCAATGGTTATCATGGATAAAATCCAATGAAAAAGAACTCCTAAAGATACTGGATGATTTAGCAAAAAAAGCTGTTGAAACCTCTGAAGCAGTGGTTGTTTTATTCAACGATCTAAGTAACAAAGAGCAAGCAAAAAAAATTCATCAATTAGAAACAGAGGCAGATGTTTTGACAAGAGACATTTTTTCGGAACTAAACAAGACATTCATCACACCATTGGATCGTGAAGACATGCAAAGAATTGCATCTAAAATAGATGATGTGATTGATTTCATGGATGGAATTGCAGCTAGAGTTTACAGTTATCAAATAACTACCCCTCCACCATATACCGCAGAGATGGCTCATGAGCTTGTAAAGGCCACAAAAGAAGTAGAGTATATGATTTCAAAGCTACAGCGCATAAAAAATCCAAAAGACATGATTGAACATTGTAGAAACACCAGTGATATTGAGCATACTGTAGATGATTTGTATAGAGAGGCCATCAAAGAGCTATTTGAAACAAATGATGCAATCAAAATCATCAAACTAAAGGACATCTACGAAACAATGGAAACTGCATCAGACAGATGTGTAGATGTTGCAGATGTCATAGAAGATATTGTCCTAAAATACACATGA
- a CDS encoding Mov34/MPN/PAD-1 family protein has protein sequence MQKIIISESDKKILSEYSENQKPNESCAILFGKNDTVSDLFLTENIEESPVNFTISNEQLIEGYKMAEEKNLDVVGIFHSHPDSDAFPSNTDKKFMQSNPVVWIIYSGINKNFRAFILESDIIEIPIE, from the coding sequence TTGCAGAAAATCATCATATCAGAATCAGATAAAAAAATTCTATCAGAGTATTCAGAAAATCAAAAACCTAACGAGTCTTGTGCCATATTATTTGGAAAAAATGATACGGTATCAGATTTGTTTTTGACAGAAAATATTGAAGAATCACCTGTAAATTTTACAATCTCAAATGAACAATTAATCGAAGGATACAAAATGGCCGAAGAGAAAAATCTCGATGTAGTAGGAATATTTCATTCACACCCAGATTCGGATGCTTTTCCGTCAAACACTGACAAAAAATTTATGCAAAGCAATCCAGTGGTGTGGATAATTTATTCTGGAATCAACAAGAATTTCAGAGCATTTATTCTTGAATCAGACATCATAGAAATTCCAATTGAATAG
- a CDS encoding universal stress protein, with the protein MNALFEHILVPYNGNLDSEKAFRKAMSLAISIGAKITILTCLEERHTFGFKTKTSKQEFEKESKLVELQHQKLKKLAKEHDVSCDSKIVKNGLASIKILEFADKHNVGLIVMTKTKLASHYEKQHYHSTVENVFRNTSCPILIL; encoded by the coding sequence ATGAATGCTCTTTTTGAACATATTTTAGTTCCGTATAATGGAAACTTAGATAGCGAAAAAGCATTTAGAAAAGCAATGTCTCTGGCAATATCTATTGGTGCAAAGATTACAATCCTTACTTGTTTGGAAGAACGACATACATTTGGATTTAAGACAAAAACAAGCAAACAAGAGTTTGAAAAAGAAAGTAAACTGGTTGAATTACAACATCAAAAATTAAAAAAATTGGCCAAAGAACACGATGTTTCTTGTGATTCTAAAATTGTCAAAAATGGATTAGCGTCCATTAAAATCCTTGAATTTGCCGATAAGCACAATGTAGGTTTGATAGTGATGACAAAAACAAAACTTGCTTCTCATTATGAAAAACAACATTATCATAGTACAGTTGAAAATGTTTTTAGAAATACATCTTGTCCAATTTTGATTCTCTAG
- a CDS encoding multicopper oxidase domain-containing protein — MLVGVISLGVTLGIFFLDAELPLQSFADKNSVHNSPITRTYTVIAEDTTLEIAPGTRVEAWTYNGTIPGPTLRATEGDRVIINFINNGKLPHTMHFHGDHNEKNDGVFQEVLPGESYTYDFTAEPAGLFMYHCHVMPVSEHIRNGLYGAFIVDPKEGLEPAREYVLVKGEYDLEDQETWTPDYVFFNGYADQYWNNPLPVKTGEKVRLYYVDMGAIAAFGFHIHGTIFDTIISGIWENEPIKTQTWEVSPGNAAIFEATWKEPGRYLFHLHGVPEEKGTMAYFDVRDASSDAVDGVDVARTKSVDMWEWQKQIAINLQQPDTNGKITKTSDSSLDDIFGEPVNICFKINQYALPNTVVMDDSVYRKAKDLQFKFTKLDQSLIKDLEYTVFILS; from the coding sequence ATGCTTGTAGGAGTTATCTCTCTTGGAGTAACTCTTGGAATTTTTTTCCTAGATGCAGAATTACCTTTACAGTCCTTTGCAGATAAAAACTCTGTCCACAATTCCCCCATAACACGTACCTATACTGTGATTGCTGAGGATACGACACTTGAGATTGCACCTGGAACTAGAGTTGAAGCTTGGACTTACAATGGAACCATTCCTGGTCCAACATTGAGGGCAACTGAGGGTGATCGAGTAATTATTAATTTCATCAATAATGGAAAACTTCCACATACGATGCATTTTCACGGAGATCATAATGAAAAAAACGATGGAGTTTTCCAAGAAGTTCTTCCAGGTGAATCCTATACATATGATTTCACTGCAGAACCTGCAGGATTATTCATGTATCATTGTCATGTAATGCCTGTATCTGAACATATTAGAAATGGATTGTATGGTGCTTTCATTGTAGATCCAAAAGAAGGATTAGAGCCTGCTAGAGAATACGTTCTTGTAAAGGGTGAATATGATTTGGAAGACCAAGAGACTTGGACTCCTGATTATGTTTTCTTTAACGGATATGCTGATCAATACTGGAATAACCCATTACCTGTAAAGACTGGAGAAAAAGTAAGATTGTATTATGTTGACATGGGTGCAATTGCTGCATTTGGATTTCACATTCATGGAACAATATTTGATACTATAATATCTGGAATTTGGGAAAATGAACCTATCAAAACACAAACTTGGGAAGTAAGTCCCGGAAATGCAGCTATCTTCGAGGCAACATGGAAAGAACCGGGAAGGTATCTTTTCCATTTGCATGGAGTTCCAGAAGAAAAGGGAACTATGGCTTACTTTGATGTAAGGGATGCTTCCTCTGATGCAGTCGACGGAGTAGATGTGGCAAGAACAAAATCTGTTGACATGTGGGAATGGCAAAAGCAGATTGCGATTAATTTACAACAACCAGATACGAATGGCAAAATTACAAAAACATCTGATTCATCACTTGATGATATTTTCGGAGAACCTGTGAATATCTGCTTTAAGATTAACCAGTATGCATTACCAAATACTGTAGTTATGGATGATTCTGTATATCGAAAAGCCAAAGATTTACAATTCAAATTTACAAAATTGGATCAAAGTTTGATCAAAGACTTGGAATATACTGTGTTTATTCTATCATGA
- a CDS encoding universal stress protein codes for MYKTILLPHAGTPAGDEALKHAIYVSGKSSRIIILHIVEAVQYPPSFALSSSERNSLLKSIDEVNEEMRQDMEKKMEKYIQQCKENNIKSKVQVVIGDASEIILDTIEKEKVDLIVMSKRRKLKGVKKLLSLGSVSRKIVENTSCPILLIDVENK; via the coding sequence ATGTACAAAACTATTCTCTTGCCTCATGCAGGAACTCCGGCAGGAGATGAGGCATTGAAGCATGCCATTTATGTGTCTGGAAAATCATCCCGGATTATTATTTTACATATTGTAGAAGCCGTACAGTATCCGCCCTCATTTGCGTTATCTTCATCCGAACGAAACAGTCTGCTAAAATCCATTGACGAGGTAAATGAAGAAATGAGACAAGACATGGAAAAAAAGATGGAAAAATACATTCAGCAATGCAAAGAGAATAACATCAAATCCAAAGTTCAAGTAGTTATTGGGGATGCATCTGAAATAATTTTGGATACTATTGAAAAAGAAAAAGTGGATCTAATTGTCATGTCAAAACGAAGAAAGCTCAAAGGGGTCAAAAAACTACTCTCATTAGGCAGTGTTTCAAGAAAGATTGTGGAAAATACATCTTGTCCTATTTTATTAATCGATGTTGAGAATAAATGA
- a CDS encoding cupredoxin domain-containing protein — MSNWDLMMPGMGLTAIGLAGLTLSYAGIAHTFIDGMHALTGLTMFVGLIFLSAGILDGGISTSNRAKATTLVILSIALGFGMFAFTMNTSNYTVTIAGILMAIAFPAIIIAYLAMKHPSFVKPVGAIVGMAAATGIIAWVAFGFVSPDTYMIPQEVGVEEPSEEILPTGPIFSISILEGSSQQGSPDYDPDVATVTQGYIIEWTNADSVAHTVTSAVDFGETFDSSLMDAGDVFTLDTNNLEVGEYEYMCIVHPWMVASLVIEAAKEPTKVTIPEGAAIPEDGKNYYDPKVIDVTVGTTVVWDNADNTMHTATSGSPDTGADGVFDSDILSAGDTFEFTFTDAGNYDYYCILHPWMIGTVNVE, encoded by the coding sequence ATGAGTAATTGGGACCTCATGATGCCTGGAATGGGACTTACAGCTATAGGCTTGGCTGGTCTTACATTGTCCTATGCAGGTATTGCGCACACATTCATAGATGGAATGCATGCGTTAACAGGTCTTACCATGTTTGTCGGTTTGATTTTCTTATCAGCAGGCATCCTAGATGGAGGAATTTCCACCAGTAACAGAGCCAAGGCAACGACTTTGGTAATTTTGTCAATAGCATTAGGATTTGGAATGTTTGCATTTACCATGAATACATCAAACTACACAGTTACAATCGCAGGCATCTTAATGGCAATTGCCTTCCCGGCAATCATAATAGCATACCTTGCAATGAAGCATCCGTCTTTTGTAAAGCCTGTTGGTGCAATTGTCGGAATGGCGGCTGCAACAGGGATTATCGCGTGGGTAGCTTTTGGATTTGTAAGCCCCGACACATACATGATACCACAAGAGGTAGGAGTCGAAGAACCATCTGAAGAAATTCTACCAACTGGACCAATCTTTTCGATTTCAATTCTAGAAGGTTCATCCCAACAAGGCAGTCCAGATTATGATCCAGATGTTGCGACAGTTACGCAAGGATATATTATAGAATGGACAAATGCGGATTCGGTAGCACATACTGTTACTAGTGCAGTAGACTTTGGAGAAACATTTGACTCTAGTTTGATGGATGCAGGTGATGTCTTTACGTTAGATACTAATAATTTGGAAGTTGGGGAATATGAATACATGTGTATTGTTCATCCGTGGATGGTTGCATCATTAGTAATTGAAGCAGCAAAAGAACCAACAAAAGTTACAATTCCAGAGGGAGCAGCAATTCCAGAAGATGGTAAAAACTACTATGATCCAAAAGTAATTGATGTCACAGTAGGAACTACAGTAGTTTGGGACAATGCAGACAACACAATGCATACGGCAACTTCAGGCAGTCCAGATACAGGTGCAGACGGAGTATTTGATTCAGACATTCTATCTGCAGGAGACACCTTTGAATTTACATTCACAGATGCAGGAAATTACGATTATTATTGCATATTGCATCCATGGATGATAGGAACAGTCAACGTAGAATAG